From Microlunatus capsulatus, a single genomic window includes:
- a CDS encoding DUF4245 domain-containing protein: MARASSRTASTGDMVRSLVVILLPLIAITYFFTRTPDGPDVKTVEWAPVLVQARDQAPYPVLAPRAVPPAWRATQVTWVPQGRAYLNGEPSPRNLWELGFLDADNTFVELVQGDLEARELVEDKTREGLADGSSDVAGDTWDRRISADERTRSLVRTADGATTIVVGDLSYGALESFASTLATD, encoded by the coding sequence GTGGCCCGTGCGTCGTCGAGAACCGCTTCAACGGGTGACATGGTGCGGTCGCTGGTCGTGATCCTGCTGCCCCTGATCGCCATCACCTACTTCTTCACCCGCACCCCCGACGGGCCGGACGTCAAGACCGTCGAGTGGGCGCCGGTGCTGGTGCAGGCCCGGGACCAGGCGCCCTACCCGGTGCTCGCCCCGCGGGCCGTGCCGCCGGCGTGGCGCGCCACCCAGGTCACCTGGGTGCCGCAGGGCCGTGCCTACCTCAACGGCGAGCCCTCCCCGCGCAACCTGTGGGAGCTCGGCTTCCTCGACGCCGACAACACCTTCGTCGAGCTGGTGCAGGGCGACCTCGAGGCGCGCGAGCTGGTCGAGGACAAGACCCGCGAGGGCCTCGCGGACGGCTCCAGCGACGTCGCGGGGGACACCTGGGACCGCCGGATCAGCGCGGACGAGCGCACCCGCTCCCTGGTCCGGACCGCGGACGGCGCGACGACCATCGTGGTCGGCGACCTGTCCTACGGCGCCCTCGAGAGCTTCGCGTCCACCCTCGCGACGGACTGA
- a CDS encoding GlxA family transcriptional regulator, which produces MPLTTVSVVLVEPVAVFEFGVAVEVFGLDRTDDGVPPVDFRVCAQRPGVPLGTGGPAGVAVTAAHGLDAVEGSDLVVVSATGIRPAGEYPAEVLEVLRAAHAAGSTLLSLCSGSFVLGAAGLLDGRPCTTHWRHVDDLARAHPLAQIDPRALFVDDGSIITSAGTAASIDACLHLVRRELGTAVATKIARRMVVPPQRDGGQQQFVEMPIPALTADSLSPLLAWVLDHLAEPHTASTLARRATMSDRTFARRFSAETGTTPHRWLTQQRILAARGLLEETDLGVEQIAARVGFNSAVVLREHFRREIGLPPVDYRRRFVAPRPASTAELELSA; this is translated from the coding sequence GTGCCTCTGACGACCGTGAGCGTGGTCCTCGTCGAGCCGGTCGCCGTCTTCGAGTTCGGCGTCGCCGTCGAGGTCTTCGGCCTGGACCGGACCGACGACGGCGTCCCCCCGGTCGACTTCCGCGTCTGCGCCCAGCGGCCGGGCGTGCCCCTGGGCACGGGCGGCCCGGCCGGGGTGGCCGTCACCGCGGCGCACGGCCTCGACGCCGTAGAGGGCAGCGACCTCGTCGTCGTCTCCGCCACCGGCATCCGCCCGGCGGGGGAGTACCCGGCCGAGGTGCTGGAGGTGCTGCGGGCCGCGCACGCCGCGGGCTCCACGCTGCTGAGCCTGTGCTCCGGATCCTTCGTCCTCGGCGCGGCCGGGCTGCTGGACGGACGGCCCTGCACCACGCACTGGCGTCACGTCGACGACCTGGCCCGCGCCCACCCGCTCGCGCAGATCGACCCGCGGGCGCTCTTCGTCGACGACGGCAGCATCATCACCAGCGCGGGGACCGCGGCCAGCATCGACGCGTGCCTGCACCTGGTCCGGCGCGAGCTGGGGACGGCCGTGGCCACCAAGATCGCCCGCCGGATGGTTGTCCCGCCGCAGCGCGACGGCGGCCAGCAGCAGTTCGTCGAGATGCCGATCCCGGCCCTCACCGCCGACAGCCTCTCGCCGCTGCTCGCCTGGGTCCTCGACCACCTGGCCGAGCCGCACACCGCCAGCACCCTGGCCCGCCGGGCGACCATGAGCGACCGCACCTTCGCGCGACGGTTCAGCGCCGAGACCGGGACGACGCCGCACCGCTGGCTCACCCAGCAGCGGATCCTGGCCGCCCGCGGGCTGCTGGAGGAGACCGACCTCGGGGTCGAGCAGATCGCCGCGCGGGTCGGCTTCAACTCCGCCGTCGTCCTGCGCGAGCACTTCCGCCGCGAGATCGGGCTGCCGCCGGTGGACTACCGGCGCCGCTTCGTCGCCCCGCGCCCGGCCTCGACGGCCGAGCTGGAGCTGTCGGCCTGA
- the xseA gene encoding exodeoxyribonuclease VII large subunit encodes MPLESSPENPQPLRKVTHLVRGWIERLGPVWVEAQLIEINRRSGSRTIFLTLRDKLAEVSVSVTVSPTTLDGAGPLTEGATVVARLKPSYFEGSGRFSFYCDAITPVGEGRLLARLEQTKRLLQAEGLFDRARKKPLPFLPRAVGLVTGAGSAAEKDVVENARRRWPAVRIETRYALTQGPQAGEQLITALGQLDRHGDVEVIVIARGGGSLEDLLPFSDEGLVRAVAACRTPVVSAIGHESDNPILDLVADHRASTPTDAAKRVVPDVAEELARIGQVRTRLEQAVGNRLRHEQERLDALRTRPVMTDPTATFVVGHDQLQHLRERSLRALTGRLEHERTGVAHQLARVRAMSPKATLERGYSILVGPEGHAVTSVADVDEGDDLLAYLLDGQLVLEARDVRPGTLGAA; translated from the coding sequence GTGCCCCTGGAGTCCTCGCCCGAGAACCCCCAGCCGCTCCGCAAGGTCACCCACCTCGTCCGCGGCTGGATCGAGCGGCTGGGCCCGGTGTGGGTCGAGGCCCAGCTCATCGAGATCAACCGCCGCTCCGGCAGCCGCACGATCTTCCTCACGCTGCGCGACAAGCTGGCCGAGGTGTCGGTCTCGGTGACGGTCTCCCCCACCACGCTCGACGGCGCCGGGCCGCTGACCGAGGGGGCCACCGTCGTCGCCCGGCTCAAGCCGTCCTACTTCGAGGGCTCGGGCCGCTTCTCTTTCTACTGCGACGCCATCACCCCCGTCGGCGAGGGCCGGCTCCTGGCCCGGCTGGAGCAGACCAAGCGGCTGCTGCAGGCCGAGGGGCTGTTCGACCGGGCCCGGAAGAAGCCGCTGCCCTTCCTGCCCCGCGCCGTCGGCCTGGTCACCGGGGCGGGCAGCGCCGCGGAGAAGGACGTCGTCGAGAACGCCCGGCGGCGCTGGCCGGCCGTCCGGATCGAGACGCGGTACGCGCTCACGCAGGGCCCGCAGGCCGGGGAGCAGCTGATCACCGCCCTCGGCCAGCTGGACCGGCACGGCGACGTCGAGGTCATCGTCATCGCCCGTGGCGGCGGCTCGCTGGAGGACCTGCTGCCGTTCTCCGACGAGGGGCTGGTCCGGGCCGTCGCCGCCTGCCGCACCCCCGTCGTCAGCGCGATCGGCCATGAGAGCGACAACCCGATCCTCGACCTGGTCGCCGACCACCGCGCCTCCACCCCGACCGACGCGGCCAAGCGGGTCGTCCCCGACGTGGCCGAGGAGCTGGCGCGGATCGGCCAGGTGCGCACCCGGCTGGAGCAGGCCGTCGGCAACCGGCTCCGGCACGAGCAGGAGCGGCTGGACGCCCTGCGCACCCGCCCGGTGATGACCGACCCGACGGCCACCTTCGTCGTCGGCCACGACCAGCTGCAGCATCTGCGCGAGCGCAGCCTGCGCGCGCTCACCGGCCGCCTGGAGCACGAGCGCACCGGCGTCGCGCACCAGCTGGCCCGCGTCCGGGCGATGTCGCCGAAGGCGACGCTGGAGCGCGGCTACTCGATCCTGGTGGGCCCCGAGGGGCACGCCGTCACCTCGGTCGCCGACGTCGACGAGGGCGACGACCTGCTGGCCTACCTGCTGGACGGCCAGCTGGTGCTGGAGGCCCGCGACGTCCGACCCGGAACGCTAGGAGCAGCATGA
- a CDS encoding 4-hydroxy-3-methylbut-2-enyl diphosphate reductase, with the protein MTETASPGLTTPPPGGRQVLLAAPRGYCAGVDRAVVTVEKALDTYGAPVYVRKQIVHNRHVVEDLQARGAVFVEELDEVPPGSTVVFSAHGVSPAVHAQAAERELKAIDATCPLVTKVHHEARRFANEGLEILLIGHAGHEEVEGTTGEAPEHITLVQSPADVEHVELKDPSRVAWLSQTTLSVDETLETVGRLREKFPQLMDPPSDDICYATSNRQLAIKQIAARSDLVIVVGSANSSNTVRLVDVALESGARAAHRVDNAGEVDPAWFDGVASVGVTSGASVPEDLVRGVLDLLVEHGYPVAQEERLTEETLVFALPPELRRDLRKGAVRD; encoded by the coding sequence ATGACCGAGACCGCGAGCCCCGGCCTGACCACGCCTCCTCCCGGGGGCCGCCAGGTGCTGCTGGCCGCCCCGCGCGGCTACTGCGCCGGCGTCGACCGGGCCGTGGTGACGGTGGAGAAGGCCCTCGACACCTACGGCGCCCCGGTCTACGTCCGCAAGCAGATCGTGCACAACCGCCACGTGGTGGAGGACCTGCAGGCGCGCGGCGCGGTCTTCGTCGAGGAGCTCGACGAGGTGCCCCCGGGCTCCACCGTCGTCTTCTCCGCGCACGGGGTGTCCCCGGCCGTCCACGCCCAGGCCGCCGAGCGTGAGCTCAAGGCCATCGACGCCACCTGCCCGCTGGTCACCAAGGTGCACCACGAGGCCCGCCGGTTCGCCAACGAGGGCCTGGAGATCCTGCTCATCGGCCACGCGGGCCACGAGGAGGTCGAGGGGACGACGGGCGAGGCGCCCGAGCACATCACCCTGGTGCAGTCCCCGGCCGACGTCGAGCACGTCGAGCTCAAGGACCCCAGCCGGGTGGCCTGGCTCAGCCAGACGACGCTGAGCGTCGACGAGACGCTGGAGACCGTCGGCCGGCTGCGCGAGAAGTTCCCCCAGCTGATGGACCCGCCCAGCGACGACATCTGCTACGCCACCTCCAACCGGCAGCTGGCCATCAAGCAGATCGCCGCGCGCAGCGACCTGGTGATCGTCGTCGGCTCCGCCAACTCCTCCAATACCGTGCGGTTGGTCGACGTCGCCCTGGAGTCCGGCGCCCGCGCCGCCCACCGCGTCGACAACGCCGGCGAGGTCGACCCGGCCTGGTTCGACGGCGTGGCCTCGGTGGGCGTCACCAGCGGTGCCTCCGTGCCCGAGGACCTGGTCCGCGGCGTGCTCGACCTGCTGGTGGAGCACGGGTACCCGGTGGCCCAGGAGGAGCGGCTGACCGAGGAGACCCTCGTCTTCGCCCTGCCCCCCGAGCTGCGCCGCGACCTGCGCAAGGGCGCCGTCCGCGACTGA
- a CDS encoding exodeoxyribonuclease VII small subunit: protein MSETTSRPDGDELTYEQAREELVAVVQRLESGGVPLDESLALWERGEHLAALCQQRLDGARAKVDAARARNGGQD from the coding sequence ATGAGCGAGACCACGAGCCGTCCCGACGGGGACGAGCTGACCTACGAGCAGGCCCGCGAGGAGCTCGTCGCGGTGGTGCAGCGGCTGGAGTCCGGCGGGGTGCCGCTGGACGAGTCGCTGGCCCTGTGGGAGCGCGGGGAGCACCTGGCCGCGCTGTGCCAGCAGCGGCTGGACGGCGCCCGCGCCAAGGTCGACGCCGCCCGGGCCCGCAACGGCGGCCAGGACTAG
- a CDS encoding DUF3140 domain-containing protein, giving the protein MSDDAQDTRQAFDQAVNMTGTELSHWLDSDEAQEVGQKADGDDESTGHASGRRILEILATKKDDLTEDDEAHMRKVIGYVKRHLAQRPDGDVHDSRWRYSLMNWGHDPEK; this is encoded by the coding sequence GTGAGCGACGACGCGCAGGACACCCGGCAGGCCTTCGACCAGGCCGTCAACATGACCGGCACCGAGCTGTCGCACTGGCTGGACAGCGACGAGGCGCAGGAGGTCGGCCAGAAGGCCGACGGCGACGACGAGTCGACGGGCCACGCCTCGGGCCGGCGCATCCTCGAGATCCTGGCCACGAAGAAGGACGACCTGACCGAGGACGACGAGGCGCACATGCGCAAGGTCATCGGCTACGTGAAGCGGCACCTGGCCCAGCGCCCCGACGGCGACGTCCACGACAGCCGCTGGCGCTACTCGCTGATGAACTGGGGCCACGACCCCGAGAAGTGA